From a region of the Streptomyces sp. B21-083 genome:
- a CDS encoding Crp/Fnr family transcriptional regulator codes for MTQEHREQLMSHAREVSFAAGERIFDEGGKADRFWIIHTGTVALDLHVPGRQAAVVETLGAGRMLGWSWLVPPHHWHMGAEATSPVRAYEFDAAAVRELCAKDPGLDHELCTYVSGVLARRLRSARVRLLDLYAPHGAGEVP; via the coding sequence ATGACCCAGGAGCATCGCGAGCAGCTCATGTCACACGCTCGTGAGGTGTCGTTCGCGGCGGGCGAGCGCATCTTCGACGAGGGCGGCAAGGCCGACCGCTTCTGGATCATCCACACGGGCACGGTCGCTCTCGACCTTCACGTGCCCGGCCGCCAGGCAGCGGTCGTCGAGACCCTCGGCGCCGGAAGAATGCTGGGCTGGTCCTGGCTGGTCCCTCCCCATCACTGGCACATGGGGGCCGAAGCCACCAGCCCGGTGCGTGCCTACGAGTTCGACGCGGCGGCGGTTCGTGAACTGTGCGCGAAGGACCCGGGGCTGGATCACGAGCTCTGTACTTATGTCTCCGGCGTGCTCGCGCGCCGACTGAGATCCGCCCGGGTGCGACTACTCGACCTGTACGCGCCCCACGGAGCGGGCGAGGTCCCCTGA
- a CDS encoding CBS domain-containing protein, translating to MPQTPHIVSDVMTQTVVAVGRDAPFKEIVRTMEQWKVSAMPVLEGEGRVIGVVSEADLLPKEEFRDSDPSLFEQRRRLSDVAKAGAATAEELMSTPAITVHPGVTLAQAARIMAVRHVKRLPVVDDIGMLQGIVSRADLLKVFLRSDEDIEEEVRRTVVSYLFPAFSHAIHVNVHEGVVILRGHIRDTSLISVAVRLVRAVEGVVDVEPHLTGEATAPSEPGSLQ from the coding sequence GTGCCGCAGACCCCGCACATCGTGAGCGATGTGATGACTCAGACGGTCGTGGCTGTCGGCCGCGACGCGCCCTTCAAAGAGATCGTCCGGACCATGGAGCAGTGGAAAGTCAGCGCCATGCCCGTCCTTGAGGGCGAAGGCCGCGTCATCGGTGTCGTCTCCGAAGCCGACCTGCTGCCCAAGGAGGAGTTCCGTGACAGCGACCCGAGCCTCTTCGAGCAACGTCGGCGTCTGTCCGACGTCGCCAAGGCCGGGGCAGCAACGGCGGAGGAGCTCATGAGCACCCCCGCCATCACGGTCCACCCCGGCGTCACCCTGGCCCAAGCGGCAAGGATCATGGCCGTCCGCCACGTCAAGCGTCTGCCCGTGGTCGACGACATCGGCATGCTCCAGGGCATCGTCAGCCGTGCCGATCTGCTGAAGGTCTTCCTGCGGTCGGACGAGGACATCGAGGAAGAGGTTCGCCGCACAGTGGTGTCCTACCTCTTCCCGGCCTTCAGCCACGCCATCCACGTGAACGTCCACGAGGGAGTGGTCATCCTCCGCGGACACATCCGCGACACCTCGCTCATCTCGGTCGCCGTGCGCCTCGTGCGCGCCGTGGAGGGCGTCGTGGACGTCGAGCCCCACCTCACCGGCGAGGCCACCGCTCCGTCTGAACCGGGGAGCCTTCAGTGA